One Sus scrofa isolate TJ Tabasco breed Duroc chromosome 10, Sscrofa11.1, whole genome shotgun sequence genomic window carries:
- the HLX gene encoding H2.0-like homeobox protein — translation MFAAGLAPFYAPNFSLWSAAYCSSAGPGGCSFPLDPAAVKKPSFCIADILHAGVGEPGAAPEGLAGASAAALTAHLGSAHPHASFQAAARSPLRPTPVVAPSEVPAGFPQRLSPLSAAYHHHHPQQQQQQQQPQQQQPPPPPRAGALQPPASGPRVVPNPHHSGSAPAPSSKDLKFGIDRILSAEFDPKVKEGNTLRDLTSLLTGRPAGVHLGLQPSTGQFFASLDPINEASAILSPLSSNPRNSVQHQFQDTFPGPYAVLTKDTMPQTYKRKRSWSRAVFSNLQRKGLEKRFEIQKYVTKPDRKQLAAMLGLTDAQVKVWFQNRRMKWRHSKEAQAQKDKDKEAGEKPSGGAVAADGEPEERSPSRSEAEAESESSDSESLDMTPSDTERTEGADRSLHPTTVIKASAAGALLAASSGGSGGSGGGGGGGGGGGGFSFGGLSSSSTGAGSSGGSGASELLPAPQPALGSAPKSPESTQAPLGGL, via the exons ATGTTCGCCGCGGGGCTGGCTCCCTTCTACGCGCCCAACTTCAGCCTCTGGTCGGCCGCCTACTGCTCCTCCGCCGGCCCGGGCGGTTGCTCCTTCCCCCTGGACCCCGCTGCCGTCAAGAAACCCTCCTTCTGCATCGCGGACATCCTCCACGCCGGCGTTGGGGAGCCGGGGGCGGCCCCGGAGGGTCTGGCTGGGGCCTCGGCCGCCGCCCTCACCGCGCACTTGGGATCGGCTCACCCGCACGCCTCGTTCCAGGCAGCCGCCAGATCCCCGCTTCGACCCACCCCGGTGGTGGCGCCCTCCGAAGTCCCGGCTGGCTTCCCGCAGCGGCTGTCTCCACTCTCAGCCgcctaccaccaccatcacccacagcaacaacagcagcaacaacaaccgCAGCAGCAAcagcctccgcctcctcctcggGCTGGCGCCTTGCAGCCCCCGGCCTCCGGGCCCCGGGTGGTCCCGAACCCCCACCATAGCGGCTCCGCCCCGGCCCCCTCCAGCAAGGACCTCAAATTTGGAATTGACCGCATTTTGTCGGCAGAATTTGACCCCAAAGTCAAGGAAGGCAACACACTGAGAG ATCTGACATCACTGCTAACTGGGCGGCCCGCTGGGGTGCACCTGGGCCTACAGCCCTCCACAGGCCAGTTCTTCGCATCTCTGGATCCCATTAACGAGGCTTCTGCCATCCTGAGTCCCTTAAGCTCGAACCCAAGAAATTCAGTTCAGCATCAGTTTCAAGACACATTTCCAG GTCCCTATGCCGTGCTCACGAAGGACACCATGCCGCAGACCTACAAGAGGAAGCGCTCGTGGTCCAGGGCGGTCTTCTCCAACCTGCAGAGGAAAGGCCTGGAGAAAAGATTTGAGATTCAGAAGTACGTGACCAAGCCAGACCGAAAGCAGCTGGCGGCCATGCTCGGTCTCACCGACGCACAG GTGAAGGTGTGGTTCCAAAACCGGCGGATGAAGTGGCGGCACTCCAAGGAGGCCCAGgcccagaaggacaaagacaaggaGGCCGGCGAGAAGCCCTCAGGCGGAGCTGTGGCCGCAGACGGCGAGCCCGAGGAGCGGAGCCCCAGCCGTTCAGAGGCCGAGGCTGAGAGCGAGAGCAGCGACTCCGAGTCTCTGGACATGACCCCCAGCGACACGGAGCGGACTGAAGGGGCCGATCGGTCCTTGCACCCAACGACGGTCATCAAGGCCTCCGCGGCGGGCGCCCTCCTGGCCGCCAGCAGCGGCGGCAGTGGGggaagcggcggcggcggcggtggcggcggcggcggcggtggttTTAGCTTCGGCGGCCTCAGTAGCAGCAGCACCGGCGCCGGGagcagcggcggcagcggcgcCTCGGAGCTGCTCCCCGCGCCCCAGCCCGCCCTCGGCAGCGCCCCCAAAAGCCCCGAGTCCACCCAGGCGCCGCTGGGTGGCCTCTAG